In Cervus elaphus chromosome 5, mCerEla1.1, whole genome shotgun sequence, the following proteins share a genomic window:
- the LOC122693594 gene encoding immunoglobulin lambda-like polypeptide 5 → MRSRPGQRAREAPRGQHGVPRQLWPLILLGLAVGAHGLLPLTAVPRNTAPSMEAPAGKSPWSLWDRLPLRPGPRATGPRCWPGVWAEAPVPWFLFGGGTKVIFPGKWLSPLPQPVPPSALSGKSLLSVSRGQGLHQGCCQDDRPSLYHLQVGPSLHPRSLCSRPPRTSSAPTRPPWCVSSATSTRAT, encoded by the exons ATGAGGTCCAGGCCAGGCCAGAGGGCCCGTGAGGCCCCCAGGGGTCAGCACGGTGTCCCCAGGCAGCTCTGGCCTCTCATCCTGCTGGGCCTGGCGGTGGGCGCCCACGGCCTGCTGCCCCTGACGGCAGTGCCTCGGAACACAGCCCCCAGCATGGAAGCCCCGGCAGGAAAGAGCCCGTGGAGCCTGTGGGACAG GCTCCCGCTCCGGCCCGGCCCCCGGGCGACAGGCCCCAGGTGCTGGCCTGGCGTCTGGGCTGAGGCTCCCGTGCCGTGGTTCCTCTTTGGCGGCGGGACCAAGGTCATTTTCCCAGGTAAGTGGCTCTCGCCCCTTCCCCAGCCTGTCCCACCCTCTGCTCTCTCGGGAAAGTCACTTCTGTCTGTCTCCCGAGGTCAGGGACTCCACCAGGGATGCTGCCAAGATGACCGTCCATCTCTCTACCACCTGCAGGTCGGCCCAAGTCTGCACCCTCGGTCACTCTGTTCCCGCCCTCCAAGGACGAGCTCAGCACCAACAAGGCCACCCTGGTGTGTCTCATCAGCGACTTCAACCCGGGCAACGTGA